Sequence from the Maribellus comscasis genome:
ATGAAATGTTAATTTCTCCCGTTGTTCCAAATTTCTGGAGAGTTCCTGTTGATAATGATTTGGGCCATGATTTTAACATCACTTCAGGAGCATGGCGAAGCGCTTCGTCTGACAGATTAATTAAAAAAGTTGCTTCGGTTGATTATAACGGAGATAGCGTACAAATTTTAATAACTGCAGAACTTCCGGTTTTTGCTATTCAGCACAAAACAGTATATACGATTTATAAATCCGGTTCAATAAAAGTAAGTTGCAGTATGGATGTTGAAATGGAGCGGCCCGAATTGCCGCGCTTTGGTGTTCAGTTTGAAATACCCGAAGAATATAGCCAGATGAAGTGGTATGGACGCGGACCACAGGAGACATACCAGGACCGGAAAACTGGCGCTGCTTTTGGAATTTATTCAGGTAAAGTTGAAGAACAGATTTATCCGTACATCTACCCGCAGGAAAACGGAAATAAAACGGATGTGCGATGGGTGACTTTTACCAATAGTTCGGGCGAGGGAATAAAAATTACAGGGTTGCCACAGGTGGATGTAAGTGCACGCCCATACACCGATCTTATTTTGGAAGCTTCAAGCCACAATTACCAGTTGCCTGACATGTCATTTTATTCAGTTCAGATTGATTATAAACAGCGCGGTGTTGGAGGAAACAATAGCTGGGGTTTAAAGCCTTTGGACAGTTATCGTCTTTTTGAAAATCATTATGAGTATTCATTTCTGATTTCTCCTGTAAGATAGTTGGTTGGCTTAATTATCAAATAAATACAAAACTCAAAAGATGTCATTCAAAGGTGCCATTTTTTGTCAAGTTTATTATTGATTACCAGTTTTATAGGTCAGCTAAATTTGTTATCTTGCCATGTGACTTTTTGTAAGGGCCTCTGTTAAAAACAGTAGTCTGGTAAATTATAAAACCCTTAAGATTATGCAACTTGACCAAACCCAGTATTTACTTGGTGTAATCCGTAGTTTTCATGGTGTAAACCAGATTTTGGTAAATGAGAAAGACCCTGAAAAATTAATAACTCAAGTATGTGAAGTGTTATCAAAGAACAGGAGCTTTTTAAGTTACAGGATTGGTCTTCAAAAAAAGAACGGTGATATTAAAGTTTTTAGATCACCTGGGAGAGACGAAGAAAACTCAAAGGGAAATTATACAATAGAAAAATCGAATTTATCAGAATACAGTAAAAAGTTATTAGTCCAAAAAGAAACAGTATTTTGTGAAACTCCCGAAAAAGAGTGTGAAATTGTTCAGGAAGCTCAACATATTGCGAAAACTTGTTTTTCTGCGCCGATACTTTTTGGCGGAAAAGTTTATGGTTTGCTCTTTTGTTTTTTGCCCGGCGAATTTTTTAAATCGGAAGAAGAAAGAGAATTTTTTCGCGAGATTAAGAATGGATTAGGGTTTGCATTAAATTCAATCCAGACAGAAGAAAAACGCGAAAAGACTCAAAAAGCATTGAGTCATGAGAGATTTTTGGTAAACGCACTTATGGAAAATTTGCCCGAGCTGATTTATTTTAAAAACCTGAAGAGTCAATTTATCCGTGTCAATGACAGCATGCTGAGACGTTTTGGATTGAGTGGTGCTTCCGAGATTCTTGGGAAAACCGATTTTGATTTTTACGGACAAGAACATGCCCAGGCGGCATTCGAAAGCGAACAGGAAATGATCAGTTCAGGGAATCCGATGGTTGGTGAAGAAGAAAAGGAAATATGGCCGGACGGAAGCGTTTCCTGGGTTGTGTCGACGAAATTGCCATTAAAAGATGAAAATGGGAAGGTTGTTGGGACCTTTGGAATATCAAGAAATATAACAGATAAAAAGCTCGCAGAACAACAGAGAAATGAAAGCGAAGAGAAATTTAGACTGATTGTCGAAAACCAGGGAGAAGGAGTTGGTATCATGGACGAAAACGAAGTATTTCTTTTTGCCAATCCGGAGGCCCATCGGATTTTTGGTCTTGAAAAAGATCAACTTATCAATCAGTCATTATTGAAATTTATTTCCGATGATATTGTTGAACAGATAAAAAATGAAACAGAAAAAAGGATACAAGGACAGTCTTCAAAATACGAAATAGAAATAATCAGACCGTCAGGCGAAAAAAGGCAAATACTGGTTACTTCTACTCCTTATGTAAAAAATAACAACGAATTTGTCGGGACCTTTGGCGTCTTTCGGGATATTACTGAACAAAAGGAAGTGGAGAAGATTCTTAAAGAAAGAGATTTGATTTTAACTAAAATGACCGAAAGGGTTCCCGGAGTTGTATATCAGTATCAATTGTACCCGGACGGAAGTTCAAAATTTCCATATGCAAGTTATGGAATTGCCAATATTTATGGAGTTAGCCCCGAAGAAGTAAGACATGATGCGAGTAAGGTATTTGATGTTATTCATGAGGATGATTTAAGTGCTGTGTCTGAATCGATTCAAAAGTCATTTGATAGTCTTGAACCGTGGGAATTTGAGTATAGAGTTATTCTTCCCCAAAAAGGTGTAAGATGGTTATCGGGAGAAGCTATGCCGGAAAAAATGAATGATGGTTCGGTACTGTGGTACGGATACATCCATGATGTAACAGAAAGGAAGAATTTTGAATCAAAATTACTTCATGCAAAACAACAGGCGGAAGACGCTAACAAAGCAAAATCAGAATTTCTGGCCAATATGAGTCATGAAATCCGCACTCCCATGAATTCGATTTTGGGTTTTAGTGAGGTATTGCTGAATACAGTAAAGGATGAAAAACAAAAGGGATACCTGAAAACAATATTAAGCAGCGGAAACACTTTGCTTTCCTTGATAAATGACATTTTGGATCTTTCAAAAATTGAAGCTGGTAAGATAGAAATAAGCCCCGAACCTGTAAATTTAAAGATATTAATAAGAGAGATTGGAAAAGTTTTTGAACAAAAAGCAGAAGGGAAGGGAATTGAGTTAATTGTTGATTTAGATGAAGATTTCCCCCAAAATATCAATATCGACGAAATTCGAATCAGACAGATACTTTTCAACATTGTGGGGAATGCTGTAAAATTTACTTCAAAAGGATTTGTTCGAATCGGGCTTCAACTAACTGATCGTACAGAGGAACATGTTTGTTTTGATATTTTTGTTTCGGATACAGGCATCGGAATTGCTAAAAAAGACACTGAAAGAATTTTTGAGTCGTTCAGCCAGCAATCGGGACATGCAGCTCGTCAGTTCGAAGGAACCGGGTTGGGGCTTTCTATTTCGAAAAAACTTTGTGCTCTTATGAACGGGAATATTTTGGTGAAGAGCGAAGAAGGTAAAGGGAGCACATTTACAGTGTCTTTTGCCGATATTTTTTATTCAAATGAAGTGCTCCCTGAAAAGGATTTTGATAAATGGAAGGACAGCGATATTCATTTTGAACCTGCAACAATACTGGTAGTTGATGATATTAAATATAACAGGGAGCTGGTTTTTTCTTATCTAGAGAATTTTAACTTTAATTTACTTGAAGCAGAAAATGGTGAAAGCTGTATTTCCCTGCTGAAAACGAACAAACCGGATTTGGTGCTGATGGATATCCGGATGCCGGGAATGGATGGATACCAAACAACGCAAATACTAAAAGAAAACGAAAATACTTCTGCCATTCCTATTGTGGCTTTTACTGCTTCAATTATGAAGAGTGAAACAGAAAGAATAACACAATTTTTTGACGGCTATTTGCAAAAGCCGGTACAGCAAAGGCAACTCATTTTAGAACTTGCTCGCCACCTAACACACAAAAGTTTAAAAATTGAGGGTCTAAATACCGAAAATAATGGTTCTGGTGAATCAGATAAATCTGCGATATTGGACCCTAAAATCAAAAATGAATTTCAGGAGCAATTTTTTGATCGAATTGATGAGTTAAAGCGAACAATGGTTTTAAAGGATCTAAACTTTTTTGCTGAAGATTTAAACACTTTTGCACACAATACTCAAATTGAGTCTCTTAAAGAAAAAGCAATTAATCTGAAATCATTTATATCCGATTTTGATTTTGAAAAAATCCCTCACTTTTTAACTACAATTAAAGCAGATTTTGAATAATCTTTCGGTTAAATAATTTTAACTCCTTCCGGAGCGTCCACCTCTGTTTTTATTTCGCCATCAGGTTGTTTAATATGTTTAACTTTTACAACTCCCATTGGCGTAGGGAAGGTTCCTTCCACCCACTTCAGGTTCCCGAGGTGAGGTTCAATTTTTAGCGTTTTGCAACCGGGATCAATAACTTTTATCCCCAGAACATTCTCCGTTAGCCAGGCAGTTACTCCCGACGACCAACCATGGCAAAAACTATGTCGGTAACTGGGGTAACAGTAATCGCCAAAATCGCCGTGAATATCGTTCATCCCTTCCGGGGTAAACTCATCCAGCCGGGCAGAATTTTCTTTCCATTCGATGTTAAAATCTTCCCAAAAAGTAGTAGCTCCCATATCGAGCATTCCTCCCCAGTAATCGCTCGCAATGTCCAGCGCATCCTGGTACCGGCCTGCCATTGAAAGTGCGTCGAGCATGTACAAACCATAAAAGGTTGAAAAACGTTTGGCGCCGTCAACTGCAATTACATCGTTACAGGCTTTTTTCGGATTTAAAATCCCAGCTACTGCCATCAGCGCTGCCGCCTGTTTTAAATCGTTATGGTCTTTTATATTTTTATTTAGTTTTTTAATGGCAGAAAGACATGTTTGAGCAGATTTTTTTTCATCTAAAATATCACAAAGTGTTTTTGCATCACTTAAAGCCCAAACCAGCAGCGCACGGTAACCCGCTTCTACTCCTTCAGTGTTGGGTGTTGAAGGCCAGTCGAGAAAGCGGAATCTGCTTAATTCCTCGCTGCCGTCTTCAGCAATTTTTGAATCCATTAAATCAATTAGTCCGACAATATAATTTTTGTGTTTTTTCAAAAAATCAAGATCCGCATTTTGCATGTACCAGTCGTGGTGGATAATTAAATACCACATGGAATAAGAGCTCATTCCGTTCATCCAGTTGGGGAGCGGATATTGTTCGCAAGCCAGGTCGAGGCTTTTGGGAACCACTTCGTTATATCCAAAAACTTTAGTAATGGTTTTTAGTTCAGGATGAAAATCACCCAGCCACACCAGACGGTCGCGTTTAATGCCGTCCCACAAAAATTCCTGCATGTTTAGGTGCGTGGTGTACGCTCCGGTAATCCAGATAGAATCCAACCGCGGATTGCTGCTTTTAAACGACCCCAGATAAGGAATATCGCGGTAGCGTAAAATCGCACGTGCCTCTTTCAGGTTAATGGTTGTATTGGGTTGGAGCAAATCGATACGAACAAACCGAAAACCGGTATTTCCGATTTCAATTAAACCCGAGCGGGGAATTTCCATCACGATATCGCGTTTGGCGTGGTCATCGGTTGAAAAACCCATTAACCAATCGGAATTGTAGGTAGTACTGTTTGCCTCACCAACTGATTCTCCAAAACGAATGCGAACCAGTGAGGGCTCTCTGCGTGAAGAACCTCCCATAACCAATTGTAAACCGCCATGCAATTCTTTGCCATAGTCGAGAAGGATTGAAGAGGTGTCGGTTTCTGTACTTTTTATCGCACAAAATTGGGTAACCCGGCTCATATCCGACTGGCTGTTTCCCGGTTTTAAAAGAACATCAGGATTTTTTACGAGTTCACCTGTTTCATCTGATGTCCACATGATTCGCACGGGTGAAATAAATACCCGGGTTAATTCGTCTTTTTGTGCGATTTTTTTGTATTCCGGTCCAAATACAGGGGGAAGCTGTGAAAAGCTGGTGAATCCTGTAATGAGCAGAATGAATATCGGGAATAAAATTTTAGTTTTCATTATAGAGCTGTTAAAGTTTATTTTTCAATTAAATTCAAACAAAGGAAGGCTTGGTCTGATTTGTATCCAAATTCCTTATTGAGCAAAAAAATGCTTTTTCATAAATTGCAGATAAATATCAAAATCTTTCGGAACATTGCCATGTCCGCCGGAATGCATAAAGTAGCCCAAATCGTTTAAAATGGGCACGCCGGCTTCAGGCATTTTTTCGGTTTCCAAAGCTGTTTTCCCCAAAAGTGTATATACCGGTGCCGCAGCTACGGCAGCCAGAAATTCTCCTTTCGGGTCCGACCAGTTATCTGTGTCTCCTGTTTGCAACAGCAGCGGCCGCGGGGCAATTAAAGAGATTAGCATGTGCGCATCGATAGGTGAAGTCTCCGGATTGTCGGCATATTGAGCGCGGTTGCCGCAAAACTGATAAAAATAACGCGACGGGGCAATCATGTGTCCGATGGTTTCGCCGTAATTCCGCATGGAAAGCGCAGCCCCGCCTTCGCCGGAACAACTGGCCAGAATCATTGCAAAACGTTGGTCGCGGGCACCGGTCCACAGCACGGTTTTCCCCAGCCGGGAGACTCCGTTCAATGCGACTCGTTTTGCATCTACCAGCGGATCGGTTTCCAGATAATCCATCACATAACTTAGTCCCCAGGCCCAGGCAGAAATAGTCCCCCATTCGTCAGGCTCAGGCCAACTTTGTCCATTCTTCAAAAAATGCCCCCTGATACCGTATTTTATTCCTTTAGCAAAATCAGGTTCAATATCACCATAATAAATAGTTGCCACACCAATGCCTTCTGAAATATATTTCTCCACATCAAAAAATCCCCAGCCTCTGCCTTCTGAAGCCGAAACTTTTTCTCCGTCACGGTTCCACATCGTTCCCGTTTTTATCCCCGGATCATCAATTTTAAGGGAATTGGGCATAAAGCTAATCATCAGAAAAACCGGCACAGGTTTGTTTGTGTTGGCAGGAGTGTATAGCAAGAGGTCGGCTTTACAGTTTGATGTGTCTTCGGTAAAATAGAGCGTTATCTGTTTTCTTACAGCTTTCCCGTTAAAAGCAGGTGTGCCTGAATCAAAAACATTAAAGTCGCGTTTGAGGCGTTCAGGGCATTTCCCAAACTGTTCATTTTCATACATCTGTAAAATCTCCGGGCGACGTTTTTTTATCCATGTTTTTCCTGAAGTTACTTTTTTGCCATTTTGTAAAACCAGCGGGTCGGGAAGAGTGTATGTTCCGGTTTTCGATTCATCGTAGTTTACCGGAATGCCTGCAACATCTTCCGGTTTATTTTGGGCATAGCAAACAATTCCCGTTGTGGCAACTATGAGTACCGCGAAAAAGAACCTTATTAAATGATTGTTTTTAAGCATGGTTTAATAAATTAGTTTAGATATGTTTCAAATATTTGCTTCTCTCTTCAAAAATATACAATAACAAATCATAAATCAATTTTATCGGTAGAGAAGCAAATATTGTTTTTATTTTAATATCCCGGATTTTGTATAAGAACATCCGGATTAAGCTCTATCTGGTCGTATGGAAGAGGGAATAACAATTCATGGTCTGACACACTTAAAGGTGAGTTTGGATCCCCATATTGGTATATCGAAATAGTCGTTGGAAGAACCACTTCATTCTCTCTGTTATAAAATGCATCTACAACCGTTTTTGTACGTTCGGTGCGCAGAAGATCAAACCAGCGGTGTCCTTCCATACACAGTTCCAGTTGCCGCTCATCCTCAATGGCGGAAAAGATACTTTCGTAGTTGGCGTCAATGTCGGTTGTTAACCCTGCACGTTCACGAATTCGCCGGATCTGTCCGATAGCTTCCGTATAATTACTTAATTCATTTAAACATTCTGCATATTTTAGAATAATATCAGCATATCTTGAAATTATCGTTTCACAACCACTATCCGGCTGACCTGATATCCCGTCCGTAACATTTTGATAGTCGAAATATTTTAGTGTCATGGGAATTGTGCAGCTGTAGTCCGGCGAGATAAGATCGGTATAAACAACTGTTCTTCGGTTATCGTCTTCAATAAATTTTGCCTCAAGTTCATGTGTCATCATTAAAATATTTACACCGTAAATCTGACTGCCGGAACCATCCGGATCGATAGGGATGCCCTGTATATTGCCTAAAGCTGCGCTACCCAGATAATTGCCCATTGAAGGAGATTGGTTATTTGCATACTGAACCGCGAAGATTATCTCTTTATTATTGGCATTGTTTGCATCGAAAATTGAAGCGTAGTTATCTAATAATCCCAGATTTGATCCTTCTTTAGCGATTACTTTTTCAAAATAAGTTTTTGCATTTGAATAGTCGCCCCGTGTCAGATAAACGTCGCCAAGAATAGCTTGTGCGGCAGTAGCCGACGCTTTTCCTTTATCATTATTTGATTCATAAAAATCGGGCAGTTTTGTTTCAGCATCTTTCAGATCTTCGATAATCCGGGTATAAACCTGTTCAACAGGTGTCCTTGCATATTCAAATACAGCCATATAATCGGTGATGTCTTCGAGAACCAGAGGTACATCACCCCAAACTCTTACCATTACATAGTAGGTGTAAGCCCGCAAAAACTTTGCTTCACCAACCAACTGGTTATAAACTTCGTCTGTAGCAGTAACCGTTTCCATATTGTCGATTACAAGACAACACCTGTTAATGATTTGATAACTGGCATACCACAAATCACTTAAAATTCCATTTTGAGAATCAACTGTTGATTCATGAAGAGCGATATGATTTGATGAATTATTTAATTTAAAGTCGTAAGCATTATCTGTAGGAAGATCTCCGATATAAACGATGCTATTGGCGAAGGTGCCGGTCATGGAAGAATACGCCGCATTAAGCACCGTTTGAATTTCGTCCGTATCTTTCATATAGTTTTCAACTGTCATACTGTCTGTCGGATACTTTTCAAAAAAAGAATCACTGCAGGAAGTATGAAAAAGTAACGCTATGATTAAAATAATGATATATTTTTTCATTTTTGTAGCAATTTAAAATGTTAGAAATCAATATTTACCCCAAAAGTAACTGTACGGACTGATGGGTAATTTCCACCATCTGAACC
This genomic interval carries:
- a CDS encoding hybrid sensor histidine kinase/response regulator; its protein translation is MQLDQTQYLLGVIRSFHGVNQILVNEKDPEKLITQVCEVLSKNRSFLSYRIGLQKKNGDIKVFRSPGRDEENSKGNYTIEKSNLSEYSKKLLVQKETVFCETPEKECEIVQEAQHIAKTCFSAPILFGGKVYGLLFCFLPGEFFKSEEEREFFREIKNGLGFALNSIQTEEKREKTQKALSHERFLVNALMENLPELIYFKNLKSQFIRVNDSMLRRFGLSGASEILGKTDFDFYGQEHAQAAFESEQEMISSGNPMVGEEEKEIWPDGSVSWVVSTKLPLKDENGKVVGTFGISRNITDKKLAEQQRNESEEKFRLIVENQGEGVGIMDENEVFLFANPEAHRIFGLEKDQLINQSLLKFISDDIVEQIKNETEKRIQGQSSKYEIEIIRPSGEKRQILVTSTPYVKNNNEFVGTFGVFRDITEQKEVEKILKERDLILTKMTERVPGVVYQYQLYPDGSSKFPYASYGIANIYGVSPEEVRHDASKVFDVIHEDDLSAVSESIQKSFDSLEPWEFEYRVILPQKGVRWLSGEAMPEKMNDGSVLWYGYIHDVTERKNFESKLLHAKQQAEDANKAKSEFLANMSHEIRTPMNSILGFSEVLLNTVKDEKQKGYLKTILSSGNTLLSLINDILDLSKIEAGKIEISPEPVNLKILIREIGKVFEQKAEGKGIELIVDLDEDFPQNINIDEIRIRQILFNIVGNAVKFTSKGFVRIGLQLTDRTEEHVCFDIFVSDTGIGIAKKDTERIFESFSQQSGHAARQFEGTGLGLSISKKLCALMNGNILVKSEEGKGSTFTVSFADIFYSNEVLPEKDFDKWKDSDIHFEPATILVVDDIKYNRELVFSYLENFNFNLLEAENGESCISLLKTNKPDLVLMDIRMPGMDGYQTTQILKENENTSAIPIVAFTASIMKSETERITQFFDGYLQKPVQQRQLILELARHLTHKSLKIEGLNTENNGSGESDKSAILDPKIKNEFQEQFFDRIDELKRTMVLKDLNFFAEDLNTFAHNTQIESLKEKAINLKSFISDFDFEKIPHFLTTIKADFE
- a CDS encoding alpha-L-rhamnosidase C-terminal domain-containing protein, giving the protein MKTKILFPIFILLITGFTSFSQLPPVFGPEYKKIAQKDELTRVFISPVRIMWTSDETGELVKNPDVLLKPGNSQSDMSRVTQFCAIKSTETDTSSILLDYGKELHGGLQLVMGGSSRREPSLVRIRFGESVGEANSTTYNSDWLMGFSTDDHAKRDIVMEIPRSGLIEIGNTGFRFVRIDLLQPNTTINLKEARAILRYRDIPYLGSFKSSNPRLDSIWITGAYTTHLNMQEFLWDGIKRDRLVWLGDFHPELKTITKVFGYNEVVPKSLDLACEQYPLPNWMNGMSSYSMWYLIIHHDWYMQNADLDFLKKHKNYIVGLIDLMDSKIAEDGSEELSRFRFLDWPSTPNTEGVEAGYRALLVWALSDAKTLCDILDEKKSAQTCLSAIKKLNKNIKDHNDLKQAAALMAVAGILNPKKACNDVIAVDGAKRFSTFYGLYMLDALSMAGRYQDALDIASDYWGGMLDMGATTFWEDFNIEWKENSARLDEFTPEGMNDIHGDFGDYCYPSYRHSFCHGWSSGVTAWLTENVLGIKVIDPGCKTLKIEPHLGNLKWVEGTFPTPMGVVKVKHIKQPDGEIKTEVDAPEGVKII
- a CDS encoding alpha/beta hydrolase family protein, which encodes MLKNNHLIRFFFAVLIVATTGIVCYAQNKPEDVAGIPVNYDESKTGTYTLPDPLVLQNGKKVTSGKTWIKKRRPEILQMYENEQFGKCPERLKRDFNVFDSGTPAFNGKAVRKQITLYFTEDTSNCKADLLLYTPANTNKPVPVFLMISFMPNSLKIDDPGIKTGTMWNRDGEKVSASEGRGWGFFDVEKYISEGIGVATIYYGDIEPDFAKGIKYGIRGHFLKNGQSWPEPDEWGTISAWAWGLSYVMDYLETDPLVDAKRVALNGVSRLGKTVLWTGARDQRFAMILASCSGEGGAALSMRNYGETIGHMIAPSRYFYQFCGNRAQYADNPETSPIDAHMLISLIAPRPLLLQTGDTDNWSDPKGEFLAAVAAAPVYTLLGKTALETEKMPEAGVPILNDLGYFMHSGGHGNVPKDFDIYLQFMKKHFFAQ
- a CDS encoding RagB/SusD family nutrient uptake outer membrane protein, coding for MKKYIIILIIALLFHTSCSDSFFEKYPTDSMTVENYMKDTDEIQTVLNAAYSSMTGTFANSIVYIGDLPTDNAYDFKLNNSSNHIALHESTVDSQNGILSDLWYASYQIINRCCLVIDNMETVTATDEVYNQLVGEAKFLRAYTYYVMVRVWGDVPLVLEDITDYMAVFEYARTPVEQVYTRIIEDLKDAETKLPDFYESNNDKGKASATAAQAILGDVYLTRGDYSNAKTYFEKVIAKEGSNLGLLDNYASIFDANNANNKEIIFAVQYANNQSPSMGNYLGSAALGNIQGIPIDPDGSGSQIYGVNILMMTHELEAKFIEDDNRRTVVYTDLISPDYSCTIPMTLKYFDYQNVTDGISGQPDSGCETIISRYADIILKYAECLNELSNYTEAIGQIRRIRERAGLTTDIDANYESIFSAIEDERQLELCMEGHRWFDLLRTERTKTVVDAFYNRENEVVLPTTISIYQYGDPNSPLSVSDHELLFPLPYDQIELNPDVLIQNPGY